Genomic DNA from Comamonas antarctica:
GAACGTGCGGACCTTGGGAGGCACGCTGTCCACCGTCAGGGGCTTGAGATTCACGGGCTTGTAGCTGAGCTTGTTGCCTTCGCTGTGCCACAGGGTGTGCTTGAGCCATTCCTTGTCGTTGCGGCCGAGCGGGAACTCGGCGTGGTCGGCAGGGTGCTCGTAGTCGTACACGGTGTGGGCGCCGCGGCATTCGGTGCGCGCGGCAGCCGAGGTCATGGTGGCCTGGGCGACTTCGATCAGGTTGTCGACTTCCAGGGCTTCCATGCGCGCGGTGTTCCACACCATGGACTTGTCCTTGAGCGTCACGCTGCCCACGGTGTCGCGGATGGCGTTGATCTTGACCACGCCTTCGTCCATGCTCTTTTGCGTGCGGAACACGCCGGCGTGCTGCTGCATCGTCGTGCGGATGTTGCCGGCCACGTCCTGGGCATAGGTGCCCGCGGTCGATTCCTGGAGCTGGTTCAGGCGTGCCAGGGTGCGGTCGCAACCGTCGGCGGGCACGGGCTGGTGCTCGCCGCTGGTGCGCACGAAGTCCACGATGTGGCGGCCGGCCGACTTGCCGAAGACCAGCAGGTCGAGCAGCGAGTTCGTGCCCAGGCGGTTGGCGCCGTGCACCGAGACGCACGAGCATTCGCCGACCGCATACAGGCCGTTGACGATCTGGTTCGACTGGCCGTCATGCACCACGACCTGGCCGTTGATGTTGGTGGGGATGCCACCCATCTGGTAGTGGATGGTCGGCACCACGGGAATGTCTTCCTTGGTGATGTCGACGTTGGCGAAGTTCACGCCGATCTCGTACACCGAGGGCAGGCGCTTGTGGATGGTGTCGGCGCCGAGGTGGCTCAGCTTGAGCATGACGTAGTCCTTGTTCGGACCACAGCCACGGCCTTCCTTGATTTCCTGGTCCATCGAACGCGACACGAAGTCGCGCGGTGCCAGGTCCTTGAGCGTGGGCGCGTAGCGCTCCATAAAGCGTTCGCCTTCGCTGTTCAGCAAGATCGCGCCTTCGCCGCGGCAGCCTTCGGTCAGCAGCACGCCCGCGCCGGCCACGCCGGTGGGGTGGAATTGCCAGAATTCCATGTCCTGCAGCGGGATGCCCGCGCGTGCGGCCATGCCCAGGCCGTCGCCGGTGTTGATGAAGGCGTTGGTCGATGCCGCGAAGATGCGGCCCGCGCCGCCGGTGGCCAGCAGCACGGCCTTGGCCTGCAGCTCGTACAGGTCGCCGGTTTCGAGTTCCAGCGCCGTGACGCCGACGACATCGCCGGCTTCGTTGCGGATCAGGTCCAGCGCCATCCACTCGACGAAGAAGTTGGTCTTGGCCTTGACGTTCTGCTGGTACAGCGTGTGCAGCATGGCGTGGCCGGTACGGTCGGCCGCGGCGCAGGCGCGCTGCACGGGCTTTTCACCGTAGTTGGCGGTGTGGCCGCCGAACGGGCGCTGGTAGATCGTGCCGTCGGGGTTGCGGTCGAACGGCATGCCGAAGTGTTCGAGCTCGTAGACCACCTTGGGGGCTTCACGGCACATGAATTCGATCGCATCCTGGTCGCCGAGCCAGTCGGAGCCCTTGATGGTGTCGTAGAAGTGATAGTGCCAGTTGTCCTCGGACATGTTGCCCAGCGAGGCCGACACGCCGCCCTGCGCCGCGACGGTGTGCGAGCGGGTGGGGAAAACCTTGGACAGCGAGGCCACATTCAGGCCGGCGCGCGAGAGTTCCAGCGCGGCACGCATGCCGGAGCCGCCAGCGCCGACGATGACGACGTCAAACTTGCGCTTGGTGATTTTTGCTTTGGTGTAGCTCATTCTTAACCTTCAATCGTGGAGACCGTTTGCCCGCTTACATGCGCCACAGGACCTGGAAAGCCCAGGCGGCGCAGGCAACCAGCCAGGCCAGCGTCAGGACCTGCAGCGTCAGGCGCAGGAGCACCGGCTTGACGTAATCCATCCAGACATTGCGCATGCCGACCCAGACGTGCCAGGCAAACGCGATGATCAGTGCGAAGGTCAGGCCCTTCATCCACTGGGAGGCGAAGATGCCAGCCCAGAGGTCGTAGCCGATCGCGCCGCGCGAGAAGATCACCTGCGCCAGCAGCGCCACGGTGAAGATGATCATGATGACTGCGGTGCAGCGCTGGACCAGCCAGTCGCGCAGGCCGTAGTGGGCACCGACGACGGTGCGCTTGGAGCCGTAATTCACGGACATGGGAATTCCTTCTTCTTCAGTGTGCGGGGCGGATCAGTACAGGCCGAACAGCTTGGCACCCAGCACCACGGTGAGGGCGATGCTGATCACCAGCGTGGTGACGGCGGACTTGCGGCCGAATTCCTTGTTCACCGCCGAATGGCTCAGGTCCATCCAGAGGTGGCGGATACCGGCGATGAAGTGGTGCAGGTACGACCAGATCAGTGCCAGCGCCATGAGCTTGAAGAACCAGCCGGGCACGAAACCGGCGCCCGCGCGGAACACCGCGGTGAAGGCGTCGTACGAGATCTCCGAGCTCAGCGACTTGTCGAGCATCCACACGATGAACGGCAGCAGCACGAACATGATCACGCCGCTGATGCGGTGCAGGATGGACACCACCGCGGCAGCGGGCATGCGGTAGGTACGAACGTCCCTGACCAGGTGGATGTTGCGGAACTCGGGCCGCTTTTTGGCTAACTCTGTCATGTGATGCGCTTTCGTGGGTGGTAACTGCTTCGTAATCGGGCAATGCGATCGCCGCAAAATTCTATTGCAATGCAGCAACAAAGGTCGCGTGGCAATTGCGTATTTCTCCAATTACGTTGGTTTTGCTGCCGCTGGAGCCAAGAAAGAGGGGGCTAATTCAGGGCATTGCGGTAGTGGTGTGTGTCCGTGAGGTACAGGCCACGCCGTAACTCCATGGGAACATCGTTGTAAGTGTAGGCCACACGCTCGACGCTGAGCAATGGCGTGGAAGTGCTTACTTGCAGCAATTCGGCCTGCTCTGCATCGGGCAGCACGGCGCGGATCTTTTCCTCGGCGCGCACCATGCGCACGCCGTATTCGACCTCGAACATCGCGTAGGTCGGGCCCTGGTAGGCGCTGATCTGCTCGGCGGTCAGGCCCTTGAATGCCTGGCCGGGCAGCCAGATGTCCTCAAGAATCGTCGGCGTGCCGACAAAGGCCAGTACCCGGCGCACCTGCATCACGGCATCGCCGCTGCGCAGCGACAGCAGGCGCGCGATCTCGGCCGGTGCGCGCACGCGCTTGCAGTCGATGATGCGGCGCTGGGCGCGGCCTTCCTCCTGCACGTCGCCGGTGTCGGGGTGCAGCTTGAGGAAGCGGTACTGGACCTGCTGGGCCGAGTGGGTGGCCACGAAGGTGCCCTTGCCCTGGCGGCGCATCACGAGATTCTCGGCGGCCAGCTCGTCGATGGCCTTGCGCACCGTGCCCTGGCTCACGCGAAAGCGCGCCGCCAGCTCCATCTCGCTGGGAATCAGTTCTCCGGGACGCCATTCGCCGGCTTCAAGGCTCTGCAGGATCAACCCCTTGATCTGCTGGTACAAGGGGCTGAAGGCAGGGCCCGGCGCGGGCGCGGCGGCCGGCGTTTCAGTGGAGGGGGGCAAGGAGGAGGACATGTGTTTTTGTGGAATGGTGGGCGCCCGGCGCGGAGTCGAAAGCGCACATTGCACAGCGCTCTATCATATCTTATATAAGACATAAGACAAATTGACCGGGCAGCGAAATCAAGAGTACACTTGCAGGCTGTTTGCGGGGGCACAGGCTTGGCTGGATGACAGAATGCTGGTGCAAGAATGCGCCCACCATTTTTTCTGTTTCTGGAGTCATCACTATGAGCAAAGCACCTGTTCGCGTCGCCGTCACTGGCGCTGCTGGTCAAATCGGTTACGCACTGCTGTTTCGCATCGCTTCGGGCGAAATGCTGGGCAAGGATCAGCCCGTCATTCTGCAACTCCTGGAAATCCCTGACGAAAAGGCCCAGAACGCGCTCAAGGGCGTGATCATGGAACTCGAAGACTGCGCCTTCCCCCTGCTGGCCGGCATCGAAGCCCACTCCGACCCGCTGCAAGCCTTCAAGGACACCGACTACGCCCTGCTGGTCGGCGCCCGTCCCCGCGGCCCCGGCATGGAGCGTGCTGACCTGCTGGCCGCCAATGCCCAGATCTTCACGGCCCAGGGCAAGGCCCTGAACGCCGTCGCTTCGCGCAACGTCAAGGTCCTGGTCGTCGGCAAC
This window encodes:
- a CDS encoding GntR family transcriptional regulator, encoding MSSSLPPSTETPAAAPAPGPAFSPLYQQIKGLILQSLEAGEWRPGELIPSEMELAARFRVSQGTVRKAIDELAAENLVMRRQGKGTFVATHSAQQVQYRFLKLHPDTGDVQEEGRAQRRIIDCKRVRAPAEIARLLSLRSGDAVMQVRRVLAFVGTPTILEDIWLPGQAFKGLTAEQISAYQGPTYAMFEVEYGVRMVRAEEKIRAVLPDAEQAELLQVSTSTPLLSVERVAYTYNDVPMELRRGLYLTDTHHYRNALN
- the sdhD gene encoding succinate dehydrogenase, hydrophobic membrane anchor protein, encoding MSVNYGSKRTVVGAHYGLRDWLVQRCTAVIMIIFTVALLAQVIFSRGAIGYDLWAGIFASQWMKGLTFALIIAFAWHVWVGMRNVWMDYVKPVLLRLTLQVLTLAWLVACAAWAFQVLWRM
- the sdhC gene encoding succinate dehydrogenase, cytochrome b556 subunit gives rise to the protein MTELAKKRPEFRNIHLVRDVRTYRMPAAAVVSILHRISGVIMFVLLPFIVWMLDKSLSSEISYDAFTAVFRAGAGFVPGWFFKLMALALIWSYLHHFIAGIRHLWMDLSHSAVNKEFGRKSAVTTLVISIALTVVLGAKLFGLY
- the sdhA gene encoding succinate dehydrogenase flavoprotein subunit encodes the protein MSYTKAKITKRKFDVVIVGAGGSGMRAALELSRAGLNVASLSKVFPTRSHTVAAQGGVSASLGNMSEDNWHYHFYDTIKGSDWLGDQDAIEFMCREAPKVVYELEHFGMPFDRNPDGTIYQRPFGGHTANYGEKPVQRACAAADRTGHAMLHTLYQQNVKAKTNFFVEWMALDLIRNEAGDVVGVTALELETGDLYELQAKAVLLATGGAGRIFAASTNAFINTGDGLGMAARAGIPLQDMEFWQFHPTGVAGAGVLLTEGCRGEGAILLNSEGERFMERYAPTLKDLAPRDFVSRSMDQEIKEGRGCGPNKDYVMLKLSHLGADTIHKRLPSVYEIGVNFANVDITKEDIPVVPTIHYQMGGIPTNINGQVVVHDGQSNQIVNGLYAVGECSCVSVHGANRLGTNSLLDLLVFGKSAGRHIVDFVRTSGEHQPVPADGCDRTLARLNQLQESTAGTYAQDVAGNIRTTMQQHAGVFRTQKSMDEGVVKINAIRDTVGSVTLKDKSMVWNTARMEALEVDNLIEVAQATMTSAAARTECRGAHTVYDYEHPADHAEFPLGRNDKEWLKHTLWHSEGNKLSYKPVNLKPLTVDSVPPKVRTF